The proteins below come from a single Crossiella sp. CA-258035 genomic window:
- a CDS encoding ABC transporter substrate-binding protein, whose amino-acid sequence MDRNLSRRTVLRGLAVAAAGVAGGSVLAGCSGGPATAPTTTAGPAKPGGTLRAALVGSGAAETLQPFQQSSTLDTARAKALHGVLGTLDPNAPDGVRYQVLTGIDRAADLSSYTLRVRKGLKFTDGSPVTARDVLASLALAASTGTGHYVRLLADFDLDRARADGDDKVLLPTRKPIADGHLVLCMGTAYVLKAGTTNVTKDLPTCGPFKLIEFEPGRGSKLARHDGFAGDDLSPPRLDGVELLSIADPEARLNALRGHQVDFVHDLTPVQAKVLATDNSVRVLESAMALSTGLVFELNLGHQPFQDLRVRQAFKYAIDRRSIVDNVLFGRGHIGNDLFSLGFPDYAGEVEQLNYDPDRARALLREAGAANLPITLTTGPETAGMVEAATLVVEHLSKVGVRAKLDARPPGQLFTDYMAYTQLPFAGSYSVAVPAMLYYQSLFTAGSPSGFGWNRPDVDALVVQARGTADAGRSKAAAVAAQRLLWAEGNTIVPAFRPMLCAANPSVAPGDGLLEQYPGFLHTGLR is encoded by the coding sequence GTGGACAGGAACCTGAGTCGGCGCACGGTGTTACGCGGCTTGGCCGTGGCTGCCGCGGGGGTGGCCGGTGGGTCGGTGCTGGCCGGTTGCTCCGGTGGCCCGGCCACCGCGCCGACGACCACCGCTGGCCCGGCCAAGCCCGGCGGCACCCTGCGCGCCGCGCTGGTCGGCTCCGGCGCGGCCGAGACGCTGCAACCGTTCCAGCAGTCCAGCACCCTGGACACCGCGCGCGCCAAGGCCCTGCACGGCGTGCTCGGCACCCTGGACCCGAACGCCCCCGACGGCGTGCGCTACCAGGTGCTGACCGGGATCGACCGGGCCGCCGACCTGTCCAGCTACACCCTGCGCGTGCGCAAGGGCCTGAAGTTCACCGACGGCAGCCCGGTCACCGCCCGCGACGTGCTCGCCTCGCTCGCGCTGGCCGCGAGCACCGGCACCGGGCACTACGTGCGGCTGCTGGCCGACTTCGACCTCGACCGCGCCAGGGCGGACGGGGACGACAAGGTGCTGCTGCCCACCCGCAAGCCCATCGCGGACGGGCACCTGGTGCTGTGCATGGGCACCGCCTACGTGCTCAAGGCGGGCACCACCAACGTGACCAAGGACCTGCCCACCTGCGGGCCGTTCAAGCTCATCGAGTTCGAGCCCGGCCGGGGCAGCAAGCTGGCCAGGCACGACGGGTTCGCCGGTGACGACCTCAGCCCGCCCCGGCTGGACGGCGTGGAGCTGCTGTCCATCGCCGACCCCGAGGCGCGGCTGAACGCCCTGCGCGGCCACCAGGTCGACTTCGTGCACGACCTGACCCCGGTGCAGGCCAAGGTGCTGGCCACCGACAACAGCGTCCGGGTGCTGGAGTCGGCGATGGCGCTGTCCACCGGCCTGGTCTTCGAGCTGAACCTGGGCCACCAGCCGTTCCAGGACCTGCGGGTGCGGCAGGCGTTCAAGTACGCCATCGACCGTCGGTCCATTGTGGACAACGTGCTGTTCGGGCGTGGGCACATCGGCAACGACCTGTTCTCCCTTGGCTTCCCCGACTACGCGGGCGAGGTGGAGCAGCTCAACTACGACCCGGACCGCGCCCGCGCGCTGCTGCGCGAGGCCGGCGCGGCGAACCTGCCGATCACCCTGACCACCGGCCCGGAGACCGCGGGCATGGTGGAGGCGGCGACCCTGGTGGTGGAGCACCTGAGCAAGGTCGGGGTGCGCGCGAAGCTGGACGCCCGCCCGCCGGGGCAGCTGTTCACCGACTACATGGCCTACACCCAGCTGCCGTTCGCGGGCAGCTACTCGGTGGCGGTGCCCGCGATGCTGTACTACCAGTCGCTGTTCACCGCGGGCTCGCCCAGCGGGTTCGGCTGGAACCGGCCCGATGTGGACGCGCTGGTCGTGCAGGCCAGGGGCACCGCGGACGCGGGCCGGAGCAAGGCGGCCGCGGTGGCCGCGCAGCGCCTGCTGTGGGCCGAGGGCAACACCATCGTGCCCGCGTTCCGGCCGATGCTGTGCGCGGCCAACCCCAGTGTGGCCCCCGGCGACGGGTTGCTGGAGCAGTATCCCGGCTTCCTGCACACCGGTCTGCGGTGA
- a CDS encoding Gfo/Idh/MocA family oxidoreductase: protein MKVVVAGGSFGRFYARGIRLAPELELAGILGRGGPQSTATAEEFGVPLYRSVAEVPAEVRIACVVVRSGVVGGRGTELTQEFLARGTHVLQEQPVHQDELTACLKLARANKVQYQLNAFYPHVEPVARFLAAAARLRAVQEPVFLDAACSVQVSYPMVELLGRTLGTLRPWAWEALPQPAAELRALTRQDPPFRLAQGVLGGVPVTLRVQNQINPDDPDNHGHFLHRIALGLPGGVLTLADTHGPVVWTPRLHADRDAHGALELDGPQLALPTGALLGPVSPGSYQDVFRQTWPAAATAAVRELAAAVEADRDPLRHGQFALGAVRAWQDLTGRLGQPDLVRGQAPDPVTAHEQLGCTT from the coding sequence GTGAAGGTCGTGGTGGCAGGCGGCTCCTTCGGCCGCTTCTACGCCCGCGGCATCCGGCTCGCCCCGGAACTCGAGCTGGCCGGGATCCTGGGCAGGGGCGGGCCGCAGTCCACGGCCACCGCCGAAGAGTTCGGCGTGCCGCTCTACCGCAGCGTGGCCGAGGTGCCCGCTGAGGTGCGGATCGCCTGTGTGGTGGTGCGCTCCGGCGTGGTCGGCGGGCGCGGCACCGAGCTCACGCAGGAGTTCCTGGCCAGGGGCACGCACGTGCTGCAGGAGCAGCCGGTGCACCAGGACGAGCTGACCGCCTGCCTGAAACTGGCGCGGGCCAACAAGGTGCAGTACCAGCTCAACGCCTTCTACCCGCACGTCGAGCCGGTCGCCCGCTTCTTGGCTGCCGCGGCCCGGCTGCGCGCGGTCCAGGAGCCGGTGTTCCTGGACGCCGCGTGCAGCGTGCAGGTCAGCTACCCGATGGTCGAGCTGCTCGGCCGCACCCTGGGCACGCTGCGCCCCTGGGCCTGGGAGGCGCTACCGCAGCCCGCTGCCGAGCTGCGTGCGCTGACCCGGCAGGACCCGCCGTTCCGCCTGGCGCAGGGCGTGCTCGGCGGGGTGCCGGTGACGCTGCGGGTGCAGAACCAGATCAACCCGGACGACCCGGACAACCACGGACATTTCCTGCACCGCATCGCCTTGGGCCTGCCCGGCGGCGTGCTCACCCTGGCCGACACGCACGGCCCGGTGGTCTGGACCCCGCGGCTGCACGCCGACCGGGACGCCCACGGCGCGCTGGAGCTGGACGGACCACAGCTCGCGCTGCCCACCGGCGCCCTGCTCGGACCGGTCAGTCCCGGCAGCTACCAGGACGTCTTCCGCCAGACCTGGCCGGCCGCCGCGACCGCCGCCGTGCGCGAGCTGGCCGCCGCGGTCGAGGCGGACCGGGACCCGTTGCGGCACGGGCAGTTCGCGCTGGGCGCGGTCCGGGCCTGGCAGGACCTCACCGGCCGGCTCGGCCAGCCTGACCTGGTGCGCGGCCAGGCTCCCGATCCGGTCACCGCGCACGAACAACTGGGGTGCACGACATGA
- a CDS encoding epimerase, protein MIGLLGASGAVGSAAAAMLPLPLRLGSRRRPAQVRPGAEVVETDITDEARLAEFCRGCTVVLNCAGPSAILGDRVARAALVAGASYVDAFGDDVVHEALRSAVLPVDFIAVLSAGTVPGLSGVLPIWLTRRGIASLDRVSAHAGGLERCTPAAAADMLLSVTGTDGAGGSYGQALAAWQDGAVRPGALRVTEDARLPFFPDPVTVQPYLSTEAQRLARTLGAARVEWHTVFPGPRARMSLARWRAEPPTSPSTVDIATADLVTAAEVDLAGRNPYYVITVRAEGRAADGAPHRATAVLRTEDSYRLTATVAVAAVEQVLAGAIPPGVHFAAQALEPEVLVERVRSAGAVTVLEAIIDTGAEDEEGVL, encoded by the coding sequence GTGATCGGGCTGCTCGGCGCCTCCGGCGCGGTCGGCTCGGCCGCGGCCGCGATGCTGCCGTTGCCGCTGCGCCTGGGATCGCGGCGGCGTCCGGCGCAGGTCAGGCCGGGTGCGGAGGTGGTGGAGACGGACATCACGGACGAGGCCCGGCTGGCCGAGTTCTGCCGAGGGTGTACGGTAGTCCTCAACTGCGCTGGCCCGTCCGCCATCCTCGGGGACCGGGTCGCCAGGGCCGCACTGGTCGCCGGCGCGTCCTATGTGGACGCTTTTGGTGATGACGTGGTGCACGAAGCTCTCCGGTCCGCTGTTCTCCCAGTGGACTTCATCGCGGTGCTGTCCGCTGGCACCGTGCCAGGTCTGTCCGGCGTGCTGCCGATTTGGTTGACCCGCAGAGGTATTGCCAGCCTTGACCGGGTGTCGGCGCACGCCGGCGGGCTGGAACGCTGCACCCCAGCCGCCGCGGCCGACATGCTGCTCAGCGTGACCGGCACCGACGGCGCGGGTGGCTCCTACGGGCAGGCATTGGCCGCCTGGCAGGACGGGGCGGTGCGGCCAGGGGCATTGCGGGTCACCGAGGACGCCCGGCTGCCGTTCTTCCCGGACCCGGTCACCGTCCAGCCCTACCTCAGCACCGAGGCCCAGCGCCTGGCCCGCACCCTCGGTGCGGCCAGGGTGGAGTGGCACACCGTCTTCCCCGGCCCCCGCGCCCGGATGTCGCTGGCCCGCTGGCGCGCCGAACCGCCGACCTCACCATCCACAGTGGACATCGCCACCGCTGACCTGGTCACCGCGGCCGAGGTGGACCTGGCTGGGCGCAACCCGTACTACGTGATCACCGTGCGCGCCGAGGGCCGCGCCGCCGACGGCGCCCCGCACCGGGCCACCGCCGTGCTACGCACCGAGGACAGCTACCGGCTCACCGCCACCGTCGCGGTCGCCGCGGTGGAACAGGTGCTGGCCGGCGCCATCCCGCCGGGAGTGCACTTCGCCGCCCAGGCGCTGGAACCGGAAGTCCTGGTCGAGCGGGTTCGTTCCGCTGGCGCGGTCACCGTGCTGGAGGCGATCATCGACACCGGAGCCGAGGACGAGGAGGGCGTGCTGTGA
- a CDS encoding ABC transporter permease has protein sequence MGGLVIRRWTAFSVCALVVAVALLGPFLAVGSPTTPVGAPFQPPDHHCLLGTDKLGRDVLTRLLHGGYLVLGLSALATVVSTALGGLAGMLAGLYPNRWGRAAIRVLDALTVAPPLLVLLVLAAGFPGCDLVIVLAVVLTTAPMSARVVRAATSTVAAQGYVEVARARGDSVFSLLRHDILPNIRGQLLADAGVRFVAAIYLSSTAGFLGLGHGAPAPNWGQMVAENLAGLSLTAWPVLAPAMLLAAFVIAVNLLADQWGRVAT, from the coding sequence GTGGGCGGCCTCGTGATCCGCCGCTGGACCGCGTTCTCGGTGTGCGCGCTGGTGGTCGCGGTGGCGCTGCTCGGCCCGTTCCTGGCGGTCGGATCGCCGACCACCCCGGTCGGCGCGCCGTTCCAGCCGCCGGACCACCACTGCCTGCTGGGCACCGACAAGCTCGGCCGGGACGTGCTGACCCGGCTGCTGCACGGCGGTTACCTGGTGCTCGGCCTGTCCGCGCTGGCCACCGTGGTCTCCACCGCGCTCGGCGGGCTGGCCGGGATGCTCGCCGGGCTGTACCCGAACCGCTGGGGCCGGGCGGCGATCCGGGTGCTGGACGCGCTCACCGTGGCCCCGCCGCTGCTGGTGCTGCTGGTGCTGGCGGCCGGTTTTCCCGGCTGTGACCTGGTGATCGTGCTGGCCGTGGTGCTCACCACCGCGCCGATGAGCGCCAGGGTGGTGCGCGCGGCGACCAGCACGGTGGCCGCCCAGGGCTACGTCGAGGTGGCCCGCGCCCGGGGCGACAGCGTGTTTTCCCTGCTGCGGCACGACATCCTGCCCAACATCCGCGGCCAGCTGCTCGCCGACGCGGGAGTGCGCTTCGTGGCCGCGATCTACCTCAGCTCCACCGCGGGCTTCCTCGGCCTCGGCCACGGCGCGCCCGCGCCGAACTGGGGCCAGATGGTCGCGGAGAACCTGGCCGGGCTGTCGCTGACCGCCTGGCCGGTGCTCGCGCCCGCGATGTTGCTGGCGGCCTTCGTGATCGCGGTCAACCTGCTGGCCGACCAGTGGGGCAGGGTAGCCACGTGA
- a CDS encoding ABC transporter permease has translation MSAFRYVLHRLLPAALTMVALSVAVFAATEVLPGDAVGVVAGPNATPVQLARVRAELGLDRPAVDRYLEWAGGALHGDLGRSLIGGRPVADILGDSLPNSLLLAGMVYALLIPLALLLGVTAGLRPGSVRDRLISGATLLGVGVPEFLTAGLLLALLTHTLGLVPGVAVVPLGGSALDAPETLVLPVLTLLLLSLAATTRLIRAAVAGILAAPYLEAARLNGIRGRRLVLRHILPNTLAPAVQVLATGAGGLLGGAVVVETVFNYPGLGSALTTAVTLRDVPTLQGVALLLCAITLLALLLGDVCTRLLTPWAAS, from the coding sequence GTGAGCGCGTTCCGCTATGTGCTGCACCGGTTGCTGCCCGCCGCGCTGACCATGGTGGCGCTCTCGGTCGCGGTGTTCGCCGCCACCGAGGTGCTGCCCGGCGACGCGGTCGGCGTGGTCGCCGGACCGAACGCCACCCCCGTGCAGCTGGCGCGCGTCCGGGCCGAGCTGGGCCTGGACCGCCCCGCGGTGGACCGGTACCTGGAGTGGGCCGGTGGTGCGCTGCACGGGGATCTGGGCCGTTCGCTGATCGGCGGCCGGCCGGTGGCCGACATCCTCGGTGACAGCCTGCCCAACAGCCTGCTGCTGGCCGGGATGGTGTACGCGCTGCTGATCCCGCTGGCGCTGCTGCTCGGGGTCACCGCGGGGCTGCGGCCGGGCAGCGTGCGGGACCGGCTGATCTCCGGCGCGACCCTGCTCGGCGTCGGCGTGCCCGAGTTCCTCACCGCCGGGCTGCTGCTGGCCCTGCTCACCCACACCCTGGGCCTGGTGCCGGGGGTGGCGGTGGTGCCACTGGGCGGTTCCGCGCTGGACGCCCCGGAGACGCTGGTCCTGCCGGTGCTCACCCTGCTGCTGCTCAGCCTGGCCGCCACCACCCGGCTGATCCGGGCCGCGGTGGCCGGGATCCTGGCCGCGCCGTACCTGGAAGCCGCGCGGCTCAACGGGATCCGCGGTCGGCGCCTGGTGCTGCGGCACATCCTGCCGAACACCCTCGCGCCCGCGGTGCAGGTGCTGGCCACCGGCGCGGGCGGCCTGCTCGGCGGCGCGGTGGTGGTGGAGACGGTGTTCAACTACCCGGGGCTGGGCTCGGCGCTGACCACCGCGGTGACCCTGCGCGATGTGCCCACCCTGCAAGGGGTCGCGCTGCTGCTGTGCGCGATCACCTTGCTGGCGCTGCTCTTGGGCGATGTGTGCACCCGGTTGCTCACCCCGTGGGCGGCCTCGTGA
- a CDS encoding ATP-binding cassette domain-containing protein, protein MIASVTDLVITGPAGRRLVDGLSFTVAEGEVVALVGRSGSGKTTAALALLGHLRPGLSVHSGLVKVAGTDMFADLTAPDLRGQVISYLGQDPKAGLNPARRLRNQLADTARDPAETTALLHRLNLPADPGFLRRYPHQVSGGQAQRIALAIALAAMPRLLVLDEPTSGLDTRLAVEFRAVLKDHLRRTKAAAVVISHDANLVRDLARKVVSLDRAPAAQSVAQAAAVVRTPGRPLLSVRELSATHDRTPVLRDLSFDLAAGECLALTGPSGSGKTTAARCLVGLHRPSHGRITLHSPAPRRRAIALVAQDSLGALNPREPVRTALSRPLRLPRADRAAEVTRLLRRVHLDPGLAEHRPARLSGGERQRVNLARALAAGPEVLVCDEITSALDPGTRTAILDLLDELRDTLGLAIVLISHDQAVVDRMADRVVRL, encoded by the coding sequence GTGATCGCCTCGGTGACCGACCTGGTGATCACCGGCCCTGCCGGTCGCCGCCTGGTCGACGGGTTGTCCTTCACGGTGGCCGAGGGCGAGGTGGTCGCGCTGGTCGGCCGCTCCGGCTCGGGCAAGACCACCGCCGCACTCGCCCTGCTCGGCCACCTCCGCCCCGGCCTTTCCGTCCACAGTGGACTAGTCAAGGTGGCCGGCACCGACATGTTCGCCGACCTCACGGCACCCGACCTGCGCGGCCAGGTGATCAGCTACCTCGGCCAAGACCCCAAGGCGGGCCTCAACCCCGCCCGCCGCCTGCGCAACCAGCTCGCCGACACCGCCCGGGACCCGGCCGAGACCACCGCGTTGCTGCACCGGCTGAACCTGCCCGCCGATCCCGGGTTCCTGCGCCGCTACCCGCACCAGGTCTCCGGCGGGCAGGCGCAGCGGATCGCGCTGGCCATCGCGCTGGCCGCGATGCCGAGGCTGCTGGTGCTGGACGAGCCGACCAGCGGGCTGGACACCCGGCTGGCGGTGGAGTTCCGCGCGGTGCTCAAGGACCACCTGCGCCGCACCAAGGCCGCGGCGGTGGTGATCAGCCACGACGCGAACCTGGTGCGGGACCTGGCGCGGAAGGTGGTGTCGCTGGACCGAGCCCCAGCCGCGCAGTCCGTCGCGCAGGCGGCAGCGGTCGTCCGGACACCGGGGCGGCCGCTGCTCAGCGTCCGCGAGCTCTCCGCCACTCACGACCGCACCCCGGTCCTCCGCGATCTCTCCTTCGACCTGGCAGCGGGCGAATGCCTTGCCCTCACCGGACCTTCCGGCTCCGGCAAGACCACTGCCGCCCGCTGCCTGGTCGGCCTGCACCGCCCCAGCCACGGCCGCATCACCCTGCACAGCCCGGCCCCGCGCCGCCGCGCGATCGCCCTGGTGGCGCAGGACTCCCTCGGCGCGCTGAACCCCCGCGAACCCGTGCGCACCGCCCTGTCCCGCCCGCTGCGCCTGCCCAGGGCCGACCGCGCGGCCGAGGTGACCCGGCTGCTGCGCCGGGTGCACCTGGACCCGGGACTGGCCGAGCACCGCCCGGCCCGGCTCTCCGGCGGGGAACGCCAGCGGGTCAACCTGGCCAGGGCGCTGGCCGCGGGTCCGGAAGTGCTGGTGTGCGACGAGATCACCTCGGCGCTGGACCCCGGCACCAGGACCGCGATCCTGGACCTGCTCGACGAGCTGCGCGACACCCTCGGCCTGGCCATCGTGCTGATCAGCCACGACCAGGCGGTGGTGGACCGGATGGCCGACCGGGTGGTGCGGTTGTGA